In a genomic window of [Empedobacter] haloabium:
- a CDS encoding DUF2784 domain-containing protein, producing MTYGSQCRPDCKPARAAGAMRGARGRTVLESIPASREGIMFHEMAATAVLVLHCVFIVFVLFGGLLAARWRWCAAIHLPAAAWGFLVEMTGAQCPLTSLEDELRLRAGQAGNQGDFIGRLLASLIYPAALTREVQYGLAAGVVLINVLIYGALVARRFRSTAGPNT from the coding sequence ATGACTTACGGATCGCAATGCCGGCCGGATTGCAAGCCGGCGCGCGCGGCCGGCGCCATGCGCGGCGCGCGGGGGCGCACGGTGCTAGAGTCGATACCGGCATCGCGGGAGGGCATCATGTTTCATGAAATGGCCGCCACGGCCGTGCTGGTACTGCACTGTGTCTTCATCGTGTTCGTGCTGTTCGGCGGCTTGCTGGCGGCACGATGGCGTTGGTGCGCGGCGATTCATCTGCCGGCGGCAGCCTGGGGCTTCCTGGTCGAAATGACCGGCGCGCAATGCCCGCTGACGTCACTGGAAGACGAATTGCGCCTGCGCGCCGGGCAGGCAGGCAATCAAGGCGACTTCATCGGGCGTTTGCTGGCATCGCTGATCTATCCGGCAGCGTTGACGCGGGAGGTGCAGTATGGCCTGGCGGCTGGGGTGGTCTTGATCAACGTGCTGATCTATGGCGCGCTGGTGGCGCGGCGGTTCAGGTCAACGGCTGGGCCGAACACGTAG